The following proteins come from a genomic window of Pirellula staleyi DSM 6068:
- a CDS encoding DUF1559 domain-containing protein has protein sequence MLRNRFSRRAFTLVELLVVIAIIGVLVALLLPAVQAAREAARRMSCQNNMKQIGIAVHNYHDTLLQLPPGEANGTYSGSSAFAAILPFLEQNNAFALYDFTKGNSDAANLQVVSQKIGTYICPSNVFARPVPIAGCDANNRAPGTYAFCAGSLDPYGTPANGNANNGAIVNGPSGPTNFASIVDGTSNTFLAGESHWNFRDYTFTSGTCSGQVRGGFSYWSSPYPLATLFTTLGPFNPKSMAGDSKRLMNFRSSHPAGLNMANVDGSVRFWSETVSSDVLNATASRNGAEAISAP, from the coding sequence ATGCTACGCAATCGTTTCTCGCGACGCGCCTTTACGCTCGTCGAACTTCTTGTCGTGATCGCCATCATCGGGGTGCTGGTCGCCCTGCTTTTGCCCGCTGTGCAAGCCGCCCGTGAAGCTGCTCGGCGCATGAGTTGCCAGAACAACATGAAGCAAATCGGTATCGCGGTACACAACTACCACGACACCTTGCTCCAGCTTCCACCCGGTGAAGCGAACGGGACTTACAGTGGCAGCAGCGCCTTTGCCGCGATCCTCCCCTTCCTCGAGCAGAACAACGCGTTTGCTCTGTACGACTTCACGAAGGGGAACAGCGACGCTGCCAACCTGCAGGTGGTGTCGCAAAAGATCGGCACCTACATCTGCCCCTCGAACGTTTTTGCTCGCCCGGTTCCGATTGCAGGATGCGATGCAAATAACCGTGCACCTGGCACCTATGCCTTCTGCGCAGGTTCGCTCGATCCTTATGGCACCCCTGCCAATGGCAATGCTAACAACGGTGCGATTGTGAACGGACCAAGCGGTCCGACAAACTTTGCCTCGATCGTCGATGGCACCAGCAACACGTTTCTGGCGGGCGAATCGCACTGGAACTTCCGCGATTACACGTTCACCTCCGGCACCTGCAGCGGCCAAGTTCGTGGTGGTTTCTCTTATTGGTCGAGCCCCTATCCGCTCGCCACGCTCTTCACCACACTCGGCCCCTTCAATCCCAAGTCGATGGCGGGCGACAGCAAGCGTCTCATGAATTTTCGCAGCAGCCACCCAGCTGGACTGAACATGGCCAACGTCGATGGCAGCGTTCGGTTCTGGAGCGAAACGGTCAGCAGCGATGTGCTCAATGCCACCGCATCTCGCAATGGGGCCGAAGCGATTTCGGCTCCCTAG
- the pdxA gene encoding 4-hydroxythreonine-4-phosphate dehydrogenase PdxA gives MPSKRVAITMGDAAGVGPEICLRLLADPQIVRECIPIVIGDAEVLTRVSAATGISWQADVISLGEWNRAPSAIVRPTVVHLPSLDAASVVPGSISAMTGRASYEYISAAIDAVIAQDVCAVTTGPISKEALHAAGLKFPGHTEIFASRTSSQRSCMMQYSEIITCTFVTVHVGYYEVPELLTTERIGDVIDLTADALLKIRGRAPKMVVCGLNPHAGEHGLFGNREEERVIIPAIAAARARGHQIDGPLPPDTCFTPAKRAITDAFICMYHDQGHIPVKALAFEQAVNTTLGLPVIRTSVDHGTACDIAWQGKADPSSLFAAVRLAVRLADNP, from the coding sequence ATGCCGAGCAAACGTGTGGCGATCACTATGGGAGATGCCGCCGGCGTTGGTCCCGAGATTTGCCTCCGTTTGCTTGCCGATCCGCAGATCGTGCGGGAGTGTATTCCGATCGTGATCGGCGATGCTGAGGTCCTTACACGAGTATCGGCAGCCACTGGGATTTCATGGCAGGCGGATGTGATTTCGCTCGGCGAGTGGAACCGTGCGCCGAGTGCGATTGTTCGTCCAACCGTGGTGCATCTTCCGTCGCTCGATGCTGCGAGTGTGGTCCCTGGAAGCATCAGCGCGATGACGGGCCGCGCGAGCTACGAGTATATTTCGGCCGCAATTGATGCCGTGATAGCTCAGGATGTTTGTGCGGTAACCACCGGCCCCATTAGCAAAGAGGCACTGCATGCGGCGGGGCTGAAGTTTCCCGGTCATACAGAGATTTTTGCTTCACGCACCAGTAGTCAGCGCTCGTGCATGATGCAGTACAGCGAGATCATCACCTGCACGTTCGTCACCGTGCATGTGGGATACTACGAAGTGCCCGAACTGCTGACGACCGAGCGCATTGGCGATGTGATCGATCTTACAGCCGACGCTCTCCTGAAAATTCGTGGGCGCGCACCGAAGATGGTGGTGTGTGGACTCAATCCTCATGCGGGTGAACATGGGTTGTTTGGTAATCGCGAAGAAGAGCGTGTGATCATTCCAGCCATCGCAGCGGCTCGAGCGCGCGGCCATCAGATCGATGGTCCACTTCCACCCGATACCTGCTTTACACCTGCCAAGCGAGCCATCACCGACGCTTTCATTTGCATGTACCACGACCAAGGGCATATCCCTGTCAAAGCGCTCGCCTTCGAGCAGGCTGTTAACACGACCCTGGGACTCCCTGTGATTCGAACGAGTGTCGATCACGGAACGGCCTGCGACATCGCCTGGCAAGGGAAAGCCGACCCGAGCAGTCTGTTTGCGGCTGTTCGGCTCGCAGTTCGTTTGGCAGACAATCCATAG
- a CDS encoding DUF3386 family protein — protein MILRNTLRLMLPLLLGVSLQAFADEAAPAKTDDGQTAQSMMDAAHHGRATWNNFTGFRAKIHAQSSGQSVHGTLAVAADGKLELKLENAGENQENVAWIERTLRSTINHRLSEDQGVTNVAFADNDTSHPMGRLVKSNDPAEKSLWRVQGDVLTEVIRNNEKTQMIISVSEVHRTADGKHLPHAYVVTTTEQASSEAAAPGAVLSVRQVTSQWTTVGHLDLPKQLTAVITKPGERRVVESITFSDHELLVSAKNEAASLPPLPTLVTSFGAAVSEGHLYVYGGQKGDGHKYSEDSQSNKLQRLSLAAGSKWEELPAGPRRTGVAAVAHQGKFYRIGGFEARNKDGDEWNLHSTTDFARFDPATGKWEELTPLPEGRSSHDAAVIGNELYVVGGWKLAGEGEGEWHDTAYKCDLTAAKIEWTPIAKPPFMRRALAVAAHGDKLYVLGGMDDSNEAVTTVNVYDLKADKWSDAPALPGKGFDGFGCSAFGTSAGLFAGTGTGQVFQLSSDGKEWKEVAKLAHPRFFHRMVAGENGQLVVVGGTSRQGKVAEVEWVNLPAAASAQASPSTVR, from the coding sequence ATGATCTTGCGCAACACTCTCCGGCTGATGCTACCCCTTTTGCTGGGCGTTAGTCTTCAAGCCTTCGCCGATGAAGCTGCTCCAGCCAAAACCGACGATGGTCAAACCGCTCAATCGATGATGGACGCAGCCCATCATGGTCGTGCGACATGGAACAACTTCACCGGATTTCGCGCCAAGATCCATGCTCAGTCTAGCGGCCAATCGGTTCACGGCACGCTGGCAGTGGCGGCTGATGGCAAGCTCGAGCTTAAACTCGAAAATGCTGGTGAGAACCAGGAGAATGTGGCCTGGATCGAGCGCACCTTGCGATCGACCATCAACCATCGTCTTTCAGAAGACCAAGGGGTGACTAACGTCGCTTTTGCCGATAACGATACGAGCCATCCGATGGGCCGCCTCGTCAAGAGTAACGATCCCGCGGAAAAGAGCCTCTGGCGAGTGCAAGGGGACGTGCTGACGGAAGTGATTCGCAACAACGAAAAAACGCAGATGATCATCAGCGTTAGCGAGGTGCATCGCACCGCCGATGGCAAGCACTTGCCTCACGCGTATGTAGTGACCACCACCGAGCAGGCCAGCAGCGAAGCAGCCGCTCCTGGCGCAGTCCTTTCAGTTCGCCAAGTCACCAGCCAGTGGACCACCGTGGGGCACCTCGATTTGCCCAAGCAACTTACCGCTGTGATTACTAAGCCGGGCGAGCGCCGCGTTGTCGAATCGATCACCTTCAGCGATCACGAGCTCCTGGTGAGCGCTAAGAACGAAGCCGCTTCGCTTCCTCCCCTCCCAACGCTTGTCACCAGCTTCGGTGCGGCTGTGAGCGAAGGGCATTTGTATGTCTATGGTGGCCAAAAAGGTGATGGGCATAAGTATTCGGAAGATTCGCAATCCAACAAACTTCAGCGACTCTCGCTCGCTGCTGGCAGCAAGTGGGAAGAACTTCCTGCTGGCCCTCGCCGAACCGGCGTAGCTGCTGTCGCTCACCAAGGAAAGTTCTATCGCATCGGTGGCTTCGAAGCTCGCAACAAAGATGGCGATGAATGGAACCTGCACAGCACCACCGACTTCGCTCGTTTCGATCCTGCGACTGGCAAGTGGGAAGAGTTGACTCCTCTTCCCGAAGGACGGAGCAGCCACGACGCCGCTGTGATCGGCAACGAGCTTTACGTCGTAGGGGGCTGGAAACTTGCCGGCGAAGGTGAAGGTGAGTGGCACGATACGGCCTACAAGTGCGACCTGACTGCGGCCAAAATCGAGTGGACTCCCATCGCCAAGCCACCGTTCATGCGTCGCGCTTTGGCTGTGGCTGCCCACGGCGACAAGCTTTACGTACTCGGTGGCATGGACGATTCGAACGAGGCGGTAACGACCGTGAACGTCTACGACCTCAAAGCCGACAAATGGAGCGACGCCCCTGCTCTCCCTGGTAAGGGATTCGACGGCTTCGGCTGTTCAGCCTTCGGCACCTCGGCGGGGCTCTTCGCTGGCACCGGTACGGGGCAGGTGTTTCAGCTGTCGAGCGACGGCAAAGAATGGAAGGAAGTGGCCAAGCTGGCCCACCCTCGCTTCTTCCATCGGATGGTTGCTGGCGAAAACGGACAGCTGGTGGTGGTCGGTGGCACCAGCCGCCAAGGAAAAGTGGCTGAAGTGGAATGGGTGAACCTTCCAGCAGCAGCAAGTGCTCAGGCCAGCCCCTCGACCGTTCGCTAG
- a CDS encoding PQQ-binding-like beta-propeller repeat protein — MHALVLALTLLGADADARWPGFLGAGSGTVLPESIPSEWAPNKNIAWQVTTEGHGQSSPVVWGNVVVVSSVDGDMKQTNIVTAVELSSGKVLWVDKSDSSDPVKNSLYVSRAAPTPVADADGVVVYFESGDVRAYDWEGKVRWNRSLSGEFGKFKNKFGLSASPVQSATTVIILVDDEGPSYLISLKKSDGTTHWKVDRTSRVSWSSPALVPVQRQQYVVCSSAGSVDGYEVASGEKAFSYDEVGGNTAATPMPFGEGRFLVAASPGRDGGERVELSKQSNFAMQLELDQGKVTPKILWKTEEATPTFGSPMVYEGYAYWVNRVGVVYCFDVATGEKKYAERIKQSIWATPVGLGDRVYFFGKDGTTTVLAKGPEFKVLSENQLWDPEAIKPDPAKAAAEETPERRAAAANFAGRTQYGVAVTPGRLLIRTGEVLYCVAAENKQP; from the coding sequence ATGCACGCTCTGGTTCTTGCCCTGACACTTCTAGGCGCTGATGCCGATGCTCGTTGGCCCGGTTTTTTGGGTGCTGGAAGTGGCACCGTTTTACCGGAATCGATCCCTTCCGAGTGGGCCCCTAATAAAAATATTGCCTGGCAAGTGACCACCGAAGGTCACGGGCAATCGAGCCCGGTGGTTTGGGGAAATGTGGTGGTGGTCTCGAGTGTTGATGGCGACATGAAGCAAACCAACATCGTCACCGCTGTCGAACTTTCGTCGGGCAAAGTGCTGTGGGTCGACAAGAGCGATTCGAGCGATCCGGTGAAGAACAGCCTCTATGTCAGCCGCGCGGCGCCGACCCCGGTGGCCGATGCCGATGGGGTGGTGGTGTATTTTGAGAGTGGCGATGTTCGAGCTTACGACTGGGAAGGGAAAGTTCGCTGGAATCGCTCGCTTTCGGGCGAATTTGGCAAGTTTAAGAACAAATTCGGCCTCTCAGCCTCCCCCGTTCAGTCCGCCACCACCGTCATTATCCTAGTCGACGATGAAGGCCCTTCGTACCTCATCTCGCTCAAAAAATCAGATGGCACCACCCACTGGAAAGTGGATCGCACCAGCCGCGTGAGTTGGAGTTCGCCAGCACTCGTCCCTGTGCAGCGTCAGCAGTACGTGGTTTGCAGTTCAGCTGGCAGTGTCGATGGCTACGAGGTGGCCAGTGGTGAGAAAGCCTTCTCGTACGACGAAGTGGGTGGCAACACCGCAGCGACGCCAATGCCGTTTGGTGAGGGACGTTTTCTGGTGGCAGCTAGTCCTGGGCGCGATGGGGGTGAACGTGTGGAACTCTCGAAGCAATCGAACTTCGCCATGCAGCTGGAACTAGATCAGGGGAAAGTGACTCCGAAAATCCTCTGGAAGACGGAAGAAGCAACGCCCACTTTTGGCTCTCCCATGGTTTACGAAGGATATGCCTACTGGGTGAATCGGGTGGGTGTGGTGTACTGCTTTGATGTCGCCACGGGGGAAAAAAAGTACGCCGAACGCATCAAGCAATCGATTTGGGCCACCCCTGTAGGGCTCGGCGACCGGGTCTACTTCTTTGGCAAAGATGGCACGACAACGGTGCTCGCCAAGGGCCCCGAGTTCAAAGTGCTGAGCGAAAATCAGCTGTGGGACCCCGAGGCGATTAAACCCGATCCCGCCAAAGCTGCTGCCGAGGAAACCCCGGAGCGTCGAGCTGCTGCCGCCAATTTTGCAGGTCGCACACAATACGGCGTGGCGGTGACTCCCGGCCGCTTACTGATCCGCACCGGCGAGGTGCTGTACTGCGTTGCAGCGGAGAACAAGCAACCCTAA
- a CDS encoding DUF6666 family protein codes for MILAIAGGVISLASDLHAQSSWPEPALLLPMPTDGPVRSEVIQLCQHLPAPDQGSYYDPATMGPPTAYDTATYSAGMPNAPAPVLMQEPMYYEENAENVHYCEWGCDERWIDNFSVFTGLEGSKQPQDFGVNAHFGGRVATNLGIALHRDLGIGFQIGTSINATASAVQVLELIGAGTGRVQSFTTVGLFQRTDGGWIWGVGYDFLYQEYTDVATLGQARIRLGYELTENSEIGARAMIATQDAQNVDFGGVDVTLEAIDQAHLYWRKFWASRGFTECWIGISEGHSEANIVTGDRPELDNQFVFGSSFHQPLNDYLALYGEANLMMPSDTGTVDAFLGFECYPGGGSWSSQRNRYNPALGVANNTNFSVNLFRQ; via the coding sequence ATGATCCTGGCCATCGCCGGTGGCGTTATTTCGCTGGCGAGCGATCTGCACGCGCAGTCAAGTTGGCCAGAGCCAGCGCTGCTTTTACCGATGCCCACTGATGGTCCGGTGCGATCGGAAGTGATCCAGCTTTGTCAGCATCTTCCAGCTCCCGACCAGGGATCGTATTACGACCCCGCCACGATGGGCCCGCCAACAGCCTACGACACCGCCACTTACTCGGCGGGTATGCCCAACGCTCCAGCTCCCGTGCTGATGCAGGAGCCGATGTATTACGAAGAAAACGCCGAAAATGTCCACTACTGCGAGTGGGGCTGCGATGAGCGCTGGATCGATAACTTCAGCGTCTTCACCGGGCTTGAAGGCTCGAAACAGCCGCAAGACTTTGGCGTGAATGCCCACTTTGGTGGTCGCGTGGCGACCAATCTCGGCATCGCGCTTCATCGCGATTTGGGGATTGGTTTTCAGATCGGAACTTCGATCAACGCCACTGCTTCTGCAGTGCAGGTGCTCGAACTGATCGGTGCGGGAACCGGACGCGTTCAAAGCTTCACCACGGTTGGCCTATTTCAGCGCACCGATGGTGGCTGGATCTGGGGCGTCGGCTACGACTTTTTGTACCAGGAGTACACCGACGTAGCGACCTTGGGACAAGCACGCATTCGGCTCGGCTACGAGTTGACCGAGAACAGCGAAATCGGCGCGCGGGCGATGATTGCCACACAAGATGCCCAGAACGTCGATTTCGGCGGAGTCGATGTAACACTCGAAGCGATCGACCAGGCACATCTATACTGGCGCAAGTTCTGGGCTAGTCGCGGTTTCACCGAATGCTGGATCGGTATTTCGGAAGGGCATAGCGAGGCCAACATCGTCACCGGCGATCGTCCCGAACTCGACAACCAGTTTGTGTTTGGCTCGAGTTTTCATCAGCCGCTGAACGACTATCTCGCGCTCTATGGCGAAGCCAATCTGATGATGCCGAGCGATACCGGAACCGTCGACGCCTTTTTAGGCTTCGAATGCTATCCGGGTGGTGGTTCGTGGAGTTCGCAGCGCAACCGCTATAACCCAGCGCTCGGCGTGGCTAACAACACCAACTTCTCAGTCAACCTGTTCCGCCAATAG